The genomic window GGCCTTTTGATTCCGTAATCAATGTGGACGCGCGATACCCTGACCACCATTTAttgcaaaatgtgcattcGCTCAAAAATCGGAACGAATTCCCTAGAAGGGAACCTTTCAATAGTGATGCATTTATAAGAAGGACgaatttgaaaaggaaagaaaatttatctCTGGAGTTAGACCGTTCCcggaggacaaaaaaagatgaacactataaaagaaatgtgtcGCAAAAAGCAGATTtggtaaaaaagaatgaactgttaaaaaagaaggttttgAGGGAGGCCGATTTTGTTCATGAGAATGAGCTTCTCAGAAAAAGGACGTTTTTGAAGGAGGCCGATTTGGAGAAAGAGAATGACCTGTTGGAAAAGAGGCTCTTGAAAAAGGACCATTTGATAGGGACAAGTAATCTGAAAAGAGGTCATACCATTTTTCTCCCAAAATATGAAGACTCCATAGATGAAAATCCTGCTATAGACAGAAGggaaatattacaaaaaaatgagttaataaaaaaaatccataTTAAAGAGGATATTAGGAAACCGACACCAAAGAGGGATTCACTAGAAAAAGTTCCTGTGGAAATCACTCCAAAAGACGACAAATTACCAAAGAATGATTCTTCAGGAAAACTTCCTGTGGACATCACCCCAAAAGACGACAAATTACCACCAAAAAAGAAGTCTCCCTTGGAAAAAGTTCCTGTGGAAATTACCCCAAAAGACAAAGTACCAAAGAGCCATTCTTTGGAAAAAGTGATTCATGTAGGAGGAATCACCCTAAAAGACAAGGTACCAAAGAATGATTCTTTAGGAAAAGTGACTCCTGTGGAAGGAATCACCCCAAAAAGCGACAAATTACCAAAGAACGATTCCTTAGAAAAAGTGATCCATGTGGAAGGAAACACCTCAAAAGACGACAAATTAACAAAGAGAAATTTCGCAAATAAAactgacaaaaaaaaaaaaatcgagcaaatcacaaaaaagaaaaaatggactaTAGAAATACAtatgagtaaaaaaaagcaaacatATGAAATAATAAcgagtaaaaagaaaaaaaagaaaactgcTATTATAAGCACGCACATGTgtgaaaggaataaaaaaaatgaacttatAGACGACACCCTCGATTCTAAAAGTAAAGATGATgataaaaatgtggaagaagaagaaaaagcggtcgctaagaagaaaaaattcaaggTAGATGTacatttagaaaaaaaaaaaaagaaaaagggaaaaccggtaattaaaaaaaaaacatggatGATTGAAGcaattatgaaaaatgttGCCCCAAAGAAAGAGTtggaaatattaaaagaattaCCTGTGTCCCATGTAATTGATGTGGACGTCAACGATCCGTTATACcgaacaaaagaagaaattcttTTTGAAAGTATTCTTGCGAACCCTATAAAAGAACctagtagaaaaaaaagaagagctgGACTTTTAAAGAAATTGGCTATTTATGGATTAGTACCAACACTTGCTATAGGAGCTATAATAGGTTTAACAATAGGATATATTCATGTAGCGCCCATAGATGTTTATTTAGACTCTACTGCTGTAGGTGTTAAGGCAACTGTAGATGCTGTTGTACAGGAAGCGCCTGCAATTGCACGTAACTTTGGACTGTGCTTGGTTGATGCAGCAAGTGAAGCATGGACCACTTTGTTTGGGGtgtcttctctttttcatccttttatTTCTGCTGCAGAATGCACAGGAAAGGCGGTAGCAAGTACCGTATCTACCGTTACTGAAGCCGCATTGGAGGGTGCTGCTGTAGCTACTTCATATGGTACATTATACGGTGTATTGCAAATAATGTTCCCATCATTAATAGCTCTTGGAGTTGCAGtccttatttatattatattcttATATCTAGATGAAAAAGGCAAGATGGAATGGTTCCACAGatatagaaggaagtttatgaaaaatttgaagaggaaatataatgaattcaAGATGtccagaaaaggaaaaaggaggagaaagtgGTATAGGAAATTTCTATCTAAAATGGAATAcataaatgaagaacaaaatgcaTATCCTAACGGAGCGGTTTGCTTAAAACATTAATATAATGcgttaaaatatatttaactTTTAttcactaattttttttttttttttaattttttatatttgttattCGCACTTATTTTGTCAGAATAATATGTAATCATTGTAATTTGATTTCTGTTTATTAATATTACATGTGTTATAAGTGTACACATGAGAATATTAGCTTATAATTCTCATTGTTTCTGGTGATATTTAATACATATCACATATTTgcttaaaattattatttttccttagtTTGCAAATGTGtgacaatttaaaaatgtttttttaagtaGCGCACCCCCCCACCCCTAACTATATTGAATAAGTTACTTCATCCTTTTGCATGATATGAAGTTGCACTTGTTACGttgcttttgtttttgtcTTCGTCCgcgaaaaattttccctgtcatataattttaaatagGTTTTATTGCTAATAATTACAAACTTTAATGATCACTATATATGAATTTAAACTTTTTCTGAATTCAATATTCAATAATTATTCACACTTTGGAATACATCGGGTGTGGGTATGTTTTGAATTAATGGAAAATATGTAAGGAAGACGCATTTCACAATTGCCAATTATATGGCACGACAGCAGATATACAAGGGGAACGATATTTTTGCgattatttataaaaattaggAAGTGTACATTATAAGCAATAATTCAAATGAAAAGTTAAATGCCAACATTGTTACACACATATGCTTCTTATATAGATAAAATGTGTacgaaatattttattcatagTTATGGATTTATGCTtagatttagggtttcaggttcagggtttatttATGCAAGCTAATAAATAATTCTTATTTCCTAgcaaaaacatttttaataaaaattaatttatgtgtatatatataattacatacatatagaaGAAGAGGCATTGTGTAATCCTGAGTGTATTAATTTTAAGAGAAATAGCACCCATATTGTGGAGCAGACCTACTTAGCCAATAACACCAATTATGCTATAATGATCAgaattttccatttcctttatACGCGTGCATAGCTGAGGTTGTCTTCtgaaatgtgtaaaaatatgtctCATTCTTACTGAAGAACgtcatttattctttttccgGAATGAATTTTATTCCATCTTCATGTTGGGGGACAGTCCACCCAATTCATAATCCATTTCGAGCTTTCATTCGTTCCATAAATTAAAAACGGGCGGAACATTATGGTTCGTAAGACATATAAATACGAAGTTGTTTTTAACGTTCCAAAAAGTTATGTGTACTACTGAAATTCGCGTTAacgtataatataatgttctaTTAAAgtaattcctttctttaGAAGTATTCATAAGTTTCCtaaatttttcccttgtttAACGTTAAACAATGTACTATAGGTAAaactttaaaatgtttattaAATGAAATGTTTCCGCTCTTTGCAACTGTCATTAGTAAATATTCAACAATATATTTCTATTAAACTTATTTGTATGTGTTgtttattaaaattaaaaatatggatCAAAATAgatttatgtatacatataaattcaGTTCATAATAGGGattaatattatattactatacatttttaataaaaagaatagaaaGGTTAAAATCATAAAAGTATTTATTAGCTTTAGAGTTCAGCATATATTACTGAACCCGAGTTCAATGTAGATTTTCGTGGCACAAAGGAGTACTAACCATTTATTAGGAAAATAAGAATAGGAgaatgatatatatattccaagcGTAAAAATTCATTGTCCCATTCAGactatataaatatatgaactatacatatatgaacctGTTTTATGAAAGACGTACTCTTATTACAAGTTGAATCCTGTAACCCATTTCTTCTGCTAATGGTGAAGAATACACTTTTGCACCATTATGGAATCATTAGTAAATGATCcatatgaatttaaaaatactatatataatgagagAAGACATGAATTCGCACATGAAAATTGATTGTGCATTACAAAGAGAAGGATTATGAAATGGGAAAGTACAAATATCtgaatgtacataaaattgCTTTTCCATATCTAAAATATAAAGACATAATCGTATTTACTCTAttgttattatatacattctATGTTAATGTACTGTTGCTTATATTACAAATACTCCTTAAGCAGGAAGTATACCTTTCCACAGAAAACAGCAATCCCTAAAATATAATTCTCCTGCACCGTCTTCTCATCCGTAACATTCTTATAACATTTATCATGGTATAAATGAtcgaaaatataaatatgtacgagaatattatgaacaaaatgcCATATGTGAAGAACGAGATTGTACCTAAATTAGAAGCCAACCCGGTCTTAACTATAAATGGTAAAATTCCAATCAATGGAATTAAACACACTCCTATAACCTTTCGTTTACCCCATGTTCTAAGTATACTTTTTACTAATTTTATGTTATATCTACGACTACCTATTTTCTCATCACCTATTCCATCAACCATTTCAAATAttctccttttaaaattagAATACAATCTTCTTAAACCTGTCCTTCTGGGACATTTACGCTTAAAgttttttctataaattATCAAATCATTTGAGCAACTTTCTTGAAACTCATCATATGCGGTGGAACCATAACTACGAGTTCTTAATTTTCCATCATCTCTGTCATTTAATGAATACTCCTCTAATTCATTGTCGTATAATCTTGTCCCTAAATCCTGTTCTGACAGTAACCTATATTCTGCAATATACGAGGAATCCTTGCCGCCATTATAGATATTCTTCAAGCCCTTGCTAAATGAAACctaaatacaaaaatattatacacatattcaCTTATTTCTTATAGGGAAAAATGCtcttacacaaaaaaaggaaaatactGTTCTCACAGAAAATATTCTACATGAGAAATATGAACCATAtagaatattattataatactTCATTGTCATATTTCTGATATATCCAAGTAAAGAGAAtaaatgtaataaatttaatGATGAAATTTCTTCTGATACTGCTGTTCATTTTATAACAATATGGTATTTTGTAAATTCTATTAGATGTGTGCACAGATTTTTTCATATAGAATATtctataattaaaaagatattaaaaaattttccatttcttaatattccattttaaaaattataaaatatagTCGTTATTTTACACTAAcacatgtgtaaaaaataagagtaaaggtttttccttttatacttTTCATATGATgcgattttaaaaaagtgtaagAATAAATTATATCCGTAAAAGGAGTATGAGCGAACTAAAGATCTTGTAgttaaaatgataaaattaattatttcaTGAAAGAATATGTGAatgaattttgttttttatcattcataataaaatatagttaattattatttgaaaattttcgaAACATTTAAATGTGAAATAGATGTAATTTAAgcattatatattaaaaggatagcggaaaaaaatgtgcaattaTGAACCAATTTCTGATTATTTAATAATCCACCTTATACATTGATTTGGTTACGCAAAATGTATTTCTTATAAAggaatttattataattgCGCAAAGAGCAGAagttattttaaaagaacGAATTTTATTGAAtgaattatattatattcttAAGAATACttactatatataaaagattcggagtacacatgtgtatgccGGTACACTTTCacgtgtaattttttttttttcttcagtatgataattcatttttcacgGCAATCCTCTCTGTCACATGCATTAGTAAGATTATTTTCATTCCAAATGTGttatgttctattttttttttcttctttcatatTTTAATATGTATTGTTGAAATTAATAAAagtcgtatttttttttttttttttggttaatataaaaataaaaagttgaaaaaaaaaagaaaagaaaatgtacattCCACTTAAACGAATTTTTGCTCTATTGGCAAAAGGACTACATCCTACAAGCcaataaaaggaaatatactTGTATTCACTTGCTACAAATACAAACAATTAATTCTAATTTTGATATTTAAATTAAGACACACAGTGCAAATAATTATCATAGTGCTTGCAAATCATTCATGCATAAAGcttcatatattttctcaTTTACTACATCAAGCAAAATATCTGCATTGCATCAGCACTACAATCAGAATTGcctttatttataaaattattatcatGAATAATCCATGGGGGTTAACGTTTGCACTTGTTCAATatctaaaaaagaaataaaaagaataaagcaGAATGATgtgatatttctttttatgtagaattttttttttttgaaatttgaATTACCGTCAGGCATCAGGGGGATTCTATGAATATTATCAGAGAATTCTTCGTAATCATTAAATGAAGCTTCTTCTTCAGGACTGTACGAACAAGGaagtgcacatttattatatatatgtacatacacgtatatatgtatatatacatgcgtgTAAtgattgcacatttttactcTCCTCAAAACTTCACACATGGAATACATAGAATTAATTGTGCACTAAAAGcatttcttattttattttctcttataGTTGTTATTCTATCTTTTAttctaatttttattttatattatatttactcataattgttcatattttgtgCGGCCATTAACAGCAGTAGTATCAGAAACGCTCCCCCGGCGGCAAAATAAGCCTTGtctgaaaaaagaatattggttaaaaaagtttttataGCATTCTTAAAatgaatttctttttaatttacataACATCTTTCTCTATTCATCATCTTTTCCTGCATACTTGTAAAGCTCCCTTTTGTAAAGCATTTGTATGATGGATCTTcaaattcctttttcatgCAATTATGGTAATCATTAGAATCAAACTTAAAATACTTCAAGCAAAAATCCGATATTGAACAACATAAATTTTTACTATCCTCTTTAGAACAAGTGTTCGATGACATTTTGTCTTCTATAGAGTTACAGTAATTTAAAGAAACACTATTATTGCACTTGTGTGCTTTAGACATACGgataatttcttcccttgCTGCATTAACATCTCTGTTTTTGTATTGATTTATATCTAATTTATCATGGATCCAATTATTATGGCTATATAATTGGTACCTATTTGgatttttcataaaattatCCTGATTCATATGCACTCCCCTTTCTGCTTCATCTTCCCTGATGCTACCCCTGTGGTGATCATCTACATGTGCAGTTTGATTAGAATTGTGCCCACCATTCTGCATATTACTATTGTTAAAATCATGCTCCTTCAAATCTTTTTCTCTATCTCCATTCGTATTTTCTAAACTGTGAGTTGTATCATTAGTAGTTTCATGTACACTTCCGTTTGATTCCAAACTTTCAGTTTTACTCAACGGAGTAGGACCTTCACTATGGTTACTGTCAGGTCCATCAACACCACCAACATGAGGAGAAACACCAACAAATTGTTCAGGTTGAGTTTCAGTAATGGTAAGAGTTCCCTGTTCGGTAGTGTAACCACTTTCTCCGTCCAGGTTAGCCTtgcttttttcactttcctcttttttaacatcagattctccttctcctccagCAAGGACTGATGGATCATTCGGCAGACTCGGTATAGAACCTTCCGCAGGGTCACCATGAGCACCACCATTTTCAGTCGTAGCAGGACCTTCAAAAGGTTTAACATCAGCAGAACCGCCATCACCAAGAGTAACACCAACATCTTGTCCAGGCGTGAGAGTACCAGCTCCTGATGCTTCTGCATCCTTCTCTGTATGAGTTTGTCCCAaactttctccttcatcaGTATGTGGATTAAGTGACTCCTGTAAGCTATGATATATGTCCTGTGcatctttcccttcttcaattttttccggATCAACTTCTTCACCATCTTCCCTATGTTCAGTATCAGTGCCATTATGAACTTTATCATCCTTTTCAGCGAGAGCAGAGGGACCAGAGCCAGAAACACCAGCTTCACCGCTAGCAACAGGAGTAACACCAACATCCTTTGTAGTTGTTTGGGTAACACCATCAGCACTACCTCCACCCAGACCTTGACCATCTGAGCCAGGAGCAGAACTAGAAGTGGAAGGTGCAGGTTCCTGAGTGTCTGCTTCTGTGCTTGGAGTTTGGGAATCTGAAGTGCTCCTGGTGGGAGCATCTACCTTCTTTGTCTGTATTTCACCTGAAGTAAAAGAAGTAGATTTCTCGGTAGATTGTTCTTCTAGGAGTTTCTTAAGAACAGAACAAGGAATCTGCCCATCTATAACGTGCTGACCCTTCAATATAACAGTGCCCCCGGCATGTCCAAACTTCGCCGTAGATTCCTGGCCAATTGTGCTATCATCAATGCAACCCATATCatgttcttccttatctTTCTTACCTGTTTCCGATGATGGTGATACTGGTTGTGGACGTGGTACAGCTTCTGGTACTGGGACTTGGGCTGGGATTCGTTGCTTCTCCTCTTCTATTTTCGCGTCAACCTTTTCTCCCAGTtcctttaatattttatcatCTCCCCCACTTGTATCTATTGCTTCCACTATTTTGTCTGCTTCTGTCCTGGTGacatattccccttttttaattgtttcttttattttcattatatCTTGTACATTTAACCATCCTCCATTACTTTTACTACTTCCCTTATCTTCATGTTCTTTACAATCATTCTCACGCCTCGTACTTTCCATAAGGTCCTTGTATCTATTAATCCCATTATTATTACCATCTTTCACCCTCCTGTCCTCAAtccattcttttatttttacaccaACTAACTGTGTACCAATCTTTGTTTTCCCAAAGTCAATACTCTTACATATTCCACTATTAtctggaatttttttctgttttagGTGTGGCCCCATTGCCTTTGATATATATTCCACGATTTCTTCAAACCAGCAGTGTTCTCCATATAAGTCTATTAAAGTTACATTGCCAACTAAACATGTTAAATAGGCCCCTACCCCTTTTATTCTATCCGTATTTGTTTCCCTAAGTGTTATATTCTGTGTTAACCCATTTATGTagaggaatatttttaacataGCTTTACagtattccttctttcttcctaaaaGGCCTCCCCTACTTGTACCTTTTACATCAGCACAAATCATTTTCACCGGATCCCCTGTAAACCTAAATGTATCAACCATATCGATAAATATTTTCTGTATATATTCCcatattccttcctacaAGGTGATAAAGAAGAGAATGATAGACACATGGAAACACACACGAAttttgaatttatttttcctcataAATTGTTCTACAAGTATGTAGTTCTATATACATTCATCATAGCCTCCTCTTCCCCTTACAATTTATTCACACTGTACTTTACCTTATTGCACGATCCTTGGTCATCCGCCCATTGCCTTATTAAGGTCGCTAAAAGGTTATCTCCGTTTACGGTATTACTTTCCTTCTGAAGTTTTTCCTCAAATCCAGGACACTTGCTTTCCa from Plasmodium coatneyi strain Hackeri chromosome 12, complete sequence includes these protein-coding regions:
- a CDS encoding Variable surface protein Vir10-like protein; this translates as MNSSIRRNFIIKFITFILFTWIYQKYDNEVSFSKGLKNIYNGGKDSSYIAEYRLLSEQDLGTRLYDNELEEYSLNDRDDGKLRTRSYGSTAYDEFQESCSNDLIIYRKNFKRKCPRRTGLRRLYSNFKRRIFEMVDGIGDEKIGSRRYNIKLVKSILRTWGKRKVIGVCLIPLIGILPFIVKTGLASNLGTISFFTYGILFIIFSYIFIFSIIYTMINVIRMLRMRRRCRRIIF
- a CDS encoding Duffy binding protein, producing VNNVLLERMNGTLPLKYENEYVQGENGRILATGHYCMEEDHIQPWLEGTDESRIGRVQQNVKYEYGVTELKIKDAQINGKRTNRILKESTYDAQNFMDNNDIGKNGIQDGKGSEKVAGGKSFIKLLGKNNREGLVMLADTGNSMSKEQMLEIKMRTEEIKKKAKVESKCPGFEEKLQKESNTVNGDNLLATLIRQWADDQGSCNKEGIWEYIQKIFIDMVDTFRFTGDPVKMICADVKGTSRGGLLGRKKEYCKAMLKIFLYINGLTQNITLRETNTDRIKGVGAYLTCLVGNVTLIDLYGEHCWFEEIVEYISKAMGPHLKQKKIPDNSGICKSIDFGKTKIGTQLVGVKIKEWIEDRRVKDGNNNGINRYKDLMESTRRENDCKEHEDKGSSKSNGGWLNVQDIMKIKETIKKGEYVTRTEADKIVEAIDTSGGDDKILKELGEKVDAKIEEEKQRIPAQVPVPEAVPRPQPVSPSSETGKKDKEEHDMGCIDDSTIGQESTAKFGHAGGTVILKGQHVIDGQIPCSVLKKLLEEQSTEKSTSFTSGEIQTKKVDAPTRSTSDSQTPSTEADTQEPAPSTSSSAPGSDGQGLGGGSADGVTQTTTKDVGVTPVASGEAGVSGSGPSALAEKDDKVHNGTDTEHREDGEEVDPEKIEEGKDAQDIYHSLQESLNPHTDEGESLGQTHTEKDAEASGAGTLTPGQDVGVTLGDGGSADVKPFEGPATTENGGAHGDPAEGSIPSLPNDPSVLAGGEGESDVKKEESEKSKANLDGESGYTTEQGTLTITETQPEQFVGVSPHVGGVDGPDSNHSEGPTPLSKTESLESNGSVHETTNDTTHSLENTNGDREKDLKEHDFNNSNMQNGGHNSNQTAHVDDHHRGSIREDEAERGVHMNQDNFMKNPNRYQLYSHNNWIHDKLDINQYKNRDVNAAREEIIRMSKAHKCNNSVSLNYCNSIEDKMSSNTCSKEDSKNLCCSISDFCLKYFKFDSNDYHNCMKKEFEDPSYKCFTKGSFTNKAYFAAGGAFLILLLLMAAQNMNNYE